TGACCCGGTGATGGTCGACGAGATGGACACCTATGACGCCACCGATGAAGATGACGAGCCCGCCGGCCGCGGCTGGCTGATGCTGATCGTGGTCGTTGCCGTTCTGGCGGCGCTGGCGGGCGTGGTCTATTTCGCCTACCAGCAGGGCCGGGAAGAGGGCATCCGGACCGCGCCGCCGATCGTGCGCGCGGATGAGGGGCCTGAGAAGGTCGCCCCGCAGGATCCGGGCGGGATGGATATCCCGCACCAGGACAAGGAAATTTTCGAGCGCATCACCGGCGACGCGTCCGGCAGCGACGCCGATGGCGGTGTTGAGCGCCTGTTGCCGCCGCCGGAAGAGCCCGCGCAATTGCCGGCGACATCCGCCGGGGACACGGGCGCTACCCAGCCCACAGGCAATGGCGGCACGGAAAACCTGCTGGCCGGCACGCCACCCAAGACCGAAGCGCCTGCCGCCGCTCCCGTGCAAGTCACACCGGCACCTGCCGCACCGGCCCCCGTGGCACCGAGGCCTGCTCCGGCAGCGCCGGCCACGGCAGCCCCGGCGGCATCGGGCGATTGGGTGGTTCAGATCGGCGCCTTCCGGGATACGGCGCGGGCCAATACGGAATGGGCGGGGCTGCAGCGCAAGCATCCGTCGATCCTGGGCAGCCAGCCTGCGGACATTCAGCGGGCTGACCTCGGCAGCAAGGGCATCTGGTATCGCCTGCGGGCTGCGGGCTATGGCAGCAAGGATGCCGCGAACGCGGCCTGTGGCCAGTTGAAGGCCGCAGGGACCGACTGCCTGGTGCGCAAGCGCTGATGGTGCAGGCGGCCATCTATGGCTGTGAGGGCCTGACACTTGCGGATGCCGAGAAGCGGTTTTTCGCCGCGGCCGATCCGTGGGGGTTCATCCTCTTTGCCCGCAATATCGACACGCCCGCGCAGGTGTCGGCCCTTTGCTCCGACCTTCGGATGACGGTTGGACGGGACGCGCCCATTCTAGTGGATCAGGAGGGGGGCCGCGTTGCGCGGTTCCGGCCGCCGCACTGGCGGGCCTATCCGCCCGCACGGCGCTACGGCGAGTTGTTTGCCAAGGACAAGGCGGCCGGTCTGGAAGCCTGCCGCCTGGGTGCATTCCTCATCGGCGCTGAATTGCGGGACATGGGCCTTGATGTGGACTGCATTCCGCTGGCCGATGTGCCGGTGCCGGGTGCCCATGACGTGATCGGTGACCGGGCCTATGGCGAGGAGCCTGACGTGGTGACGGCACTGGCGCGTGCGGCTGCCACGGGCGTGGAAGACGCTGGTGTGCTGCCGGTGCTCAAGCATATCCCGGGTCACGGCCGCGCCGGGGTGGACAGCCACGAGGACCTGCCGGTGGTGGATGCGCCGCTGGATGAGCTGCGCGCCACTGATTTCAAACCCTTTGTGTCACTGGCTGACCTGCCGCTGGGGATGACGGCACATGTTGTCTATACGGCCATTGATGGCGACAGGCCGGCGACAACGAGCCCCGATGCCATTCGGCTGATCCGCGATGAGCTGGGGTTTGACGGGCTTTTGATGACCGATGACCTGTCAATGAAGGCCCTTGGCGGCTCGATGGAGGGGCGGGTCCGCGAATCGATTGATGCAGGCTGCGACCTCGTCCTTCACTGCAATGGGCACATGGACGAGATGGAAGCGGTGGCCGGTGTGACATCGGCCCTGTCAGCTGCCGCCGGGCTGCGCTCAGAATCCGCACTTTCCCGCCGAAAAACACCGAGCGACGAATCAATCCAGGCTGTTCTTGAGAGATGGGTTGAGCTTGTCGGCGCAAGTGCTTGACGCACGCCCCCGGCACCGCTGACGGTGCACGTTCCCGTCATTTCCCAGCCCCGGAACCGATCCGTTGAGCCCAGGCGAAGTATACGATTTTGAGAGCGGCGCCCCGCGCGCCCCGGAGGCCGAGGCCGCCGACCGGGAAGACCGCCCCGCTGGCCGGTCGCTGGTGGTGGATGTGGACGGCTTCGAGGGGCCGCTCGACCTGCTGCTGACACTGGCTCGCGCGCAGAAGGTGGATCTGGCCAAGATCTCCATTCTCGAACTGGCCGAGCAATATCTGGCCTTCGTGGAGGAGGCCAAGCGGCTGGAGCTGGAACTGGCCGCCGATTACCTGGTGATGGCGTCCTGGCTGGCGTTCCTGAAGAGCCGCCTGCTGCTGCCGCCGCCAGAAGAGGAAGACGAGCCGACCGCCGAAGAGATGGCGGCGCGGCTGGCGTTCCGCCTGCAGCGGCTTGAAGCGATGCGCGAGGCGGCCGCCAAGCTGATGTCGCGGCACCGCATGGGGCGCGACATTTTCCCGCGCGGCATGCCTGAGGGCGTGACCGTCATCAAGAAGAGCCAGTACAAGGCTGACCTCGTTGACCTGCTGAAGGCCTATTCCAACCAGCGCGCGATCCAGAAGATCGAGCGGCTGAAGATGCCCAAGCAGCCGGTGATGACCATCGAGGCCGCCAGGGCGCGGCTGGAGAGCATGCTGGGCGTGCTGATCGACTGGGACCGCATTGACGCGCTGGTGCCGGACGATTTCAGGGATGCCAAGCATTATCGCTCGGGCATCGCCAGCACCTTCTCGGCTAGTCTTGAGTTCGCCAAGCACGGCAAGGTGGAACTCAGGCAGGCCGGCCCGTTCGAACCGCTTTATGTGCGCCGCAGGGGGGACGGCAATGGCCGTGGCGGCAGCACGACACCACAGGGACCCCGGCCCGTTGACGCAGCAAAC
The sequence above is drawn from the Pyruvatibacter mobilis genome and encodes:
- the nagZ gene encoding beta-N-acetylhexosaminidase: MMVQAAIYGCEGLTLADAEKRFFAAADPWGFILFARNIDTPAQVSALCSDLRMTVGRDAPILVDQEGGRVARFRPPHWRAYPPARRYGELFAKDKAAGLEACRLGAFLIGAELRDMGLDVDCIPLADVPVPGAHDVIGDRAYGEEPDVVTALARAAATGVEDAGVLPVLKHIPGHGRAGVDSHEDLPVVDAPLDELRATDFKPFVSLADLPLGMTAHVVYTAIDGDRPATTSPDAIRLIRDELGFDGLLMTDDLSMKALGGSMEGRVRESIDAGCDLVLHCNGHMDEMEAVAGVTSALSAAAGLRSESALSRRKTPSDESIQAVLERWVELVGASA
- a CDS encoding segregation and condensation protein A; its protein translation is MSPGEVYDFESGAPRAPEAEAADREDRPAGRSLVVDVDGFEGPLDLLLTLARAQKVDLAKISILELAEQYLAFVEEAKRLELELAADYLVMASWLAFLKSRLLLPPPEEEDEPTAEEMAARLAFRLQRLEAMREAAAKLMSRHRMGRDIFPRGMPEGVTVIKKSQYKADLVDLLKAYSNQRAIQKIERLKMPKQPVMTIEAARARLESMLGVLIDWDRIDALVPDDFRDAKHYRSGIASTFSASLEFAKHGKVELRQAGPFEPLYVRRRGDGNGRGGSTTPQGPRPVDAANGNAS
- a CDS encoding SPOR domain-containing protein, producing MSNMDRDDDRYANSAFDPVMVDEMDTYDATDEDDEPAGRGWLMLIVVVAVLAALAGVVYFAYQQGREEGIRTAPPIVRADEGPEKVAPQDPGGMDIPHQDKEIFERITGDASGSDADGGVERLLPPPEEPAQLPATSAGDTGATQPTGNGGTENLLAGTPPKTEAPAAAPVQVTPAPAAPAPVAPRPAPAAPATAAPAASGDWVVQIGAFRDTARANTEWAGLQRKHPSILGSQPADIQRADLGSKGIWYRLRAAGYGSKDAANAACGQLKAAGTDCLVRKR